A genomic region of Micropterus dolomieu isolate WLL.071019.BEF.003 ecotype Adirondacks linkage group LG11, ASM2129224v1, whole genome shotgun sequence contains the following coding sequences:
- the wdr43 gene encoding WD repeat-containing protein 43 — translation MAADGASSSLQLPCVFSPKSRQYLALCAQDGRLRVWNTDSKTLHQEYVPSAHLSATCICIAWGPCRTVKEGPQRKKRKSEAGQVEEKADLLAMGTAAGSVLIYSTAKGALHCTLDGGHSGGVNCVQWHPEDSLLYSGSDDTHIIEWDLQTGKARCKWKADRAAVTSLCVSPDGKLLLSAGQIIKMWNLDTKEVYRKFTGHSTAVTTLRFATTRPPDSNGLYFLSGAAHDRLLSVWQVRQDGKDKNSVVSFTLTDEPQHIDLVTSNSKEEAVRLAVVCKDGQLHLFEHFLNGPCKKPMSPSCTVQMSDTKDSPVPIPLLAAALGADTRTVLLAYGSHLQPVMEKVEINTAERHICLTRDVRTSLSLSMETSVSKVKTPIVNTKSRVLVPGLPGHQAPVKGTSQGPEKRKKDTDTKEMSIAERLGEIDLSTVSEKGAPRGTASLQTDNFAVLLVQGLESNDANILNKVFQTRKEVVIKKTVARLPLPAVLPLVEEITKRLQGHPFMAVLMVRWLKAVLIQHTSYLASLPDLVTQLGVLYHMIESRVKMFHKLTKLHGKLYLLMTQVATSDRSNTVADVDHTAKLVYEEESSDEDDASGDEGLPDGDDSDNWEEEEEEGETMEEDKEEQADDEEDPDSRTDSKANGEEEMEHGNESEEE, via the exons ATGGCGGCCGATGGAGCCAGTTCTTCGCTGCAGCTACCCTGCGTTTTTTCACCCAAATCACGACAGTACTTAGCGTTGTGTGCCCAGGATGGCAGGCTTCGCGTTTGGAACACAGACAGCAAAACACTTCACCAAGAATATGTGCCTTCAGCCCATTTGAGTGCTACATGTATCTGCATAGCCTGGGGACCATGCCGGACAGTGAAG GAGGGacctcagaggaagaagaggaaatcGGAGGCAGGGCAGGTGGAGGAGAAGGCAGACCTGTTGGCGATGGGCACAGCAGCAGGCAGTGTGCTCATCTACAGTACAGCTAAGGGAGCGCTGCACTGTACCCTG GATGGCGGCCATAGTGGGGGAGTGAATTGTGTCCAGTGGCACCCTGAAGACAGTTTACTATACAGCGGCTCAGATGATACACACATCATCGAGTGGGACCTGCAGACAGGCAAGGCGCGATG TAAGTGGAAGGCAGACCGTGCAGCAGTGACCAGTCTGTGTGTGAGCCCTGATGGGAAACTGCTTCTTTCAGCCGGTCAGATAATCAAGATGTGGAACTTGGACACCAAGGAGGTTTACAGG AAGTTCACGGGCCACTCCACGGCTGTGACGACCCTGCGCTTTGCCACCACGCGGCCTCCTGACAGCAATGGTCTCTATTTCCTGTCCGGTGCCGCGCACGATCGGTTGCTCAGTGTTTG GCAAGTACGACAAGACGGAAAAGACAAGAATTCAGTGGTGTCCTTCACCCTGACGGATGAGCCACAACACATCGACCTGGTCACTTCCAACAGCAAGGAAGAG GCGGTGAGGCTGGCAGTGGTGTGTAAGGATGGGCAGCTGCATCTCTTTGAGCACTTTTTAAATGG GCCCTGTAAGAAGCCCATGTCACCCTCATGTACAGTGCAGATGTCGGACACAAAGGACTCCCCAGTGCCAATCCCACTACTGGCTGCTGCCCTCGGAGCTGATACACGGACTGTGCTTCTGGCATACGGCAGCCACTTACAGCCTGTCATGGAGAAAGTG GAGATcaacacagcagagagacacaTCTGTTTGACCCGGGATGTTCGGACCAGCTTGTCCCTTTCCATGGAAACCAGCGTTTCCAAG GTGAAAACACCTATTGTCAACACCAAGAGCAGAGTGTTGGTCCCAGGGCTTCCTGGTCACCAGGCCCCGGTCAAGGGAACCTCACAGGGAccagagaaaaggaaaaaagacacAGACACCAAAGAG ATGTCAATAGCGGAGCGACTAGGTGAAATTGATCTATCTACAGTCTCTGAGAAGGGAGCTCCTAGAGGGACGGCCTCTTTACAGACTGACAACTTTGCAGTGCTGCTGGTGCAGGGCTTGGAGAGCAACGACGCCAACATCCTAAAT AAAGTTTTTCAGACTCGCAAGGAGGTGGTGATAAAGAAAACAGTTGCTCGGTTACCCCTCCCTGCTGTTTTACCTTTGGTTGAAGAG ATCACAAAGAGGCTCCAAGGGCACCCTTTTAT GGCAGTTTTAATGGTACGGTGGCTCAAGGCTGTACTCATTCAGCACACATCATACCTGGCATCG CTGCCAGACCTGGTTACCCAGCTGGGAGTGCTTTATCACATGATAGAGAGCAGGGTGAAGATGTTCCACAAGCTAACAAAGCTGCATGGGAAACTGTATCTCCTAATGACACAG GTGGCAACAAGTGACAGAAGCAACACAGTGGCGGATGTTGACCACACAGCAAAGCTGGTGTATGAGGAGG AATCATCTGATGAAGATGATGCCTCCGGTGATGAAGGTCTTCCTGATGGTGACGACTCTGAT aactgggaggaggaggaggaggagggggagacgATGGAAGAAGACAAGGAGGAACAAGCAGACGATGAAGAGGATCCAGACAGCAGAACAGATTCCAAAGCTAAcggagaggaagagatggagcaCGGGAACGAGAGCGAAGAGGAATGA